The following proteins are co-located in the Malus sylvestris chromosome 13, drMalSylv7.2, whole genome shotgun sequence genome:
- the LOC126595134 gene encoding uncharacterized protein LOC126595134 codes for MEEQTAQTDTTASDRTHTVVLDIESLTQLSDRSSGSPKMTRALSRKWSYRAERLISNDEEDTDEPPKKLLVKVNSQSEPLKQSLITAKSIGSSSTVLTGTNRFMAINPRKILFIFATVSSMGTLILIYFTLAINRTV; via the exons ATGGAGGAGCAGACCGCACAG ACTGATACAACTGCTTCAGATAGAACTCATACCGTCGTGTTGGATATTGAGAGCCTTACACAACTCTCAGATAGAAGCTCCGGAAGCCCCAAAATGACA aGAGCACTCTCAAGAAAATGGTCTTATCGAGCAGAGAGATTGATTAGTAATGACGAGGAGGACACGGATGAGCCACCAAAGAAACTTCTAGTGAAAG TGAACTCTCAGTCGGAGCCGTTGAAGCAGTCATTGATCACCGCAAAATCCATTGGGTCAAGCTCAACTGTGCTTACAGGCACTAATCGGTTTATGGCCATCAACCCTCGGAAGATACTTTTTATATTTGCAACAGT GTCCAGTATGGGTACATTGATCCTCATATACTTCACACTGGCTATCAATAGAACAGTTTGA